In Marinibacterium anthonyi, the DNA window CGCGCTCATCTGCCCCAGCGCCGACAGCTTCCCCGCCTCGATCAGCTCGGCCTGCGCCCGCTTCAGCGCCGCCTCCGCCTCCTCGCGCTCGCGCACCTCGCGCTGCAACCGCAGGTTCGCCTGCGTCAGCGCCCGCGTCCGCGCCGCCACCCGCGTCTCCAGCTTGGCATTGGCCAGCGCCAGCGTGCGCCGCCGCACGGTCGCCAGGTACAGCAGCATCCCGAACGCCAGGCAGATCGCCGCCACCGCCGCCCCCTGCGTCAACGCCAGCCGGCGCGCCGGCGCCAGGTCCACAAGGATGTTCGCGGTCATGCCGATCACCGGCAGCGGCTGGCTCAGGTGCAGCGCATGGGCGGGGACATAGGGGCTCCAGTTCACGCGCCACACCTCGTGGCCGCCCCGTTCCCGCGCCGTCATCGTGCGGGTCTCGCCATTGGTCGGCTGCAACCCCGGCGCGCCGGGCGCCTGGTGCCAGAACAACAGCTCGGACCGGTTCGAGATGAACACGAGCCCGCCGGCATCCACGAAATAGACCGGCGCGCGCCCACCGCGCCAGGCTTCCTCGACATTGTCGATATCCACCGTCACCACCAGCGCGCCGCGCACCCGCCGATCGGCCCCGAACAGGGGCGCCGCAAAGGACCATTCCCGCCGCTGGTCCGCCCCCCGCCGCCCATGCGCATCGCCCAGGGCCCCCTGCATCGCCCGCCGAAACTCCGCCGTGCCCGCCAATGACCCGCGCGTGTCGCTGGCCGACACCACGACGGCGCCGGTCGTATCCACGAACGCCAGGTCCAGCGCCGAGGTCTTGTCGGCCACCTGCCGCAACACCTCCGCCGCCGCCGCGCGCTCCGCCGCCGTGTCCAGGTGATCCAGCGCCGGATGATCCGCCATCAACACGGCCAGTTCCCGAAACGTCTGCAATTGCGATGTCAGGCTGTCGGCGGCCAGCGCCATGTCCGACATGCCCCGCCGCGCCAGCTGCTCCAGCACCTGCCGATAGCCCGCCTGCCCCGCCAGCATGGCCAAAAGCGCCACGGCGGCCAGGAACAATGGCACGACGGCCCGGTTCTGATGGCGGATCCCGATCATGGCGCTCACGCTAGCAAAGCCCCCCTTGCATTGGCCAGTGGGCGCGGTCATGACCGCCCCATGCACAGCCTGTCCCAATCGCCCACCGACCCCGCCTTCGTCCAGGATCCCTACCCGGTCTACGACCGCGCCCGCGCGATGGGTCCGCTGGTCTTCTGGGAAGACTACGCCATGCCCGCCGCCTTCGCTCAGCCCCAGGTGCACGCCCTGCTGCGCGACCGCCGGTTCGGCCGCGAACGCCCCGCGGACATGCCCCTGCCGACACCGGCCGACCTGGCGCACCTGGCCCCCTGGCTCGCGGTCGAGGCGCATTCGCTGCTGGACGCCGAACCGCCCCGCCACACCCGCCTGCGCGGGTTGATCCTGCGCGCCTTCACCTCGCGGCGCATCACCGCCATGGGCCCCGACATCCACCAGCTGTGCCACGATCTGGTCGATGCCTTTCCCGACGGGGATTTCGACCTGCTGTCGGCCTATTGCACCGCCGTGCCGGTCACGGTGATCTGCCGGCTTCTGGGCGTGCCCGAAGCCGACGCCGGCCGCATGCTGGACTGGTCCCACCGCATGGTCGCCATGTACCAGGCCACCCGCACCCGCGCGACCGAGGAGTCTGCGGCCGAAGCCTCCGCCACCTTCACCGCCTACCTGCGCGCCTATATCGACGACCGGCGCGCGGCCCCGGGCGACGACCTGATCACCCAGCTGATCGCGGCCGAGGAAGACGGCACGAAGCTCAGCACCGACGAACTGATCGGCACCTGCATCCTGCTGCTGAACGCCGGCCACGAGGCAACGGTGCACGGCCTCGGCAACGGCGTGAAGACGATGCTGCAACAGGGCCTCGACCCGGCCTGGCTGACCGACACCCATATCGCGGCCACGGTCGAGGAGATCCTGCGCTACGACCCGCCCCTGCACATGTTCACCCGCTACGCCTACGAGGACATCGACCTCTTCGGCCATTCCTTCAAACGCGGCGACCAGGTCGCCCTGATGCTCGGCGCCGCCAACCGCGACCCGTCCATCTGGTCCAACCCGCATACCTTCGATCCCGCACGCCCCCAGACCACCCACACCAGCCTCGGCGGCGGCCTGCACTTCTGCGTCGGCGCCCCCCTTGCCCGTCTCGAGATGCAGATCGCCCTGCCGATCCTCTTCGACCGTTGCCCCACCCTCGCCCTGGCCGAAGCGCCGGCCTATGCCGACACTTACCACTTCCACGGATTGACCCGGCTGATGGTCACGCGCTGACCGGGGACCTGCACGGGCCGGCCAGCGGACGGCCGGGTATTTGGAAAGAGAAAGAAGCAGCAGGTTTCACCCTGTACAAAACGGACGATGCGCGTCGCGTGGTTTGTACAAAACGGTCTATATCTTCTTCTTGGCCCAAATACCTCCGGGGGAGTCCGCCACCGGCGGACGGGGGCAGCGCCCCCAAATCTATTCCCCCAACGGCAGCATCGTCGTCGACTTGATCTCCTCCATCGACAGCAGCGCCGTGACATTGTGCACCCGCACCTCCGAGATCAGCGCCTGGTAGAAGGCGTCATAAGCCCGCGCGTTCCGCACCCGCACCTTCAGGATATAGTCGATATCCCCCGCCAGCCGGTGCGCCTCCTGCACCTCGGGCCGTTCGCGCAAAGCCTGCAGGAACTTGCGCTGCCAGTCCGCTTCGTGCTCCGAGGTCCGGATCAGTACGAAGAACGTCGCCTCGAACCCCAGCGCCTCGGCGTCCAGGATCACCGTCTGCCGGCCGATCACGCCTGCCTCGCGCAGCTTGCGGATCCGGTTCCACACGGGTGTCTTCGAAGATCCCACCGCGGTGGCGATGTCCTCCAGCGACTGGCTGGCGTCGCGTTGCAGTTCCGCAAGGATTTTCCGATCCGTCTCGTCGATCCGAATGCTCATTCCACCTCACCCCCGTTTCTCAAACCATTTGCCCACGCAGAAACCCACCATGGAACAAACGTCCTTATTTATCCATAGGACTGGTGTGAAAGGGGGATAATTTCCTATCTTGAGGGTCAGAACAGACGTGGATGCCGCTATGCAGCACTTTCCGATCTTCCTCGCGCTCTCCGAGCGCAGCGTCATCGTCTCGGGCGGCGGCCCGGCGGCGCTGGCCAAGCTGCGCCTGCTGATGAAGTCCGAGGCCTCGCTGACCGTCTTCGCCGCCGACCCGGCGCCGGAGCTGGTTCGCTGGGCCGCCGAAGGCCGGATCGCCCTTCAGCGACGGGCGATGGCGCCGGGCGACGCGAAGGGGGCGACGCTGTTCTATGCCGCCGACGAGGACGAGGCCGAGGACGCCCGCACCGCCGCCATCGCCAAAGCCGAGGGCGCGCTGGTCAATATCGTCGACAACCTCGCCGAAAGCCAGTTCATCACGCCGGCCATCGTCGACCGCGACCCGGTCACCGTGGCCATCGGCACCGAAGGCGCGGCCCCCGTCCTGGCCCGCGCCATCAAGGCCGACCTGGAAGCCCGCCTGCCCGTCACGCTGGGGCCGCTGGCCCGCATCGGCAAGGCGTTCCGCAAGATGGCCGACGCCCTGCCCCATGGGCGCGCGCGCCGCGATTTCTGGCAGGACTATTATTTCAACGCCGGCCCCCGCGCCATCGCCGAGGGCGAGGCGCAGGTGGAAATCGCGCTGGACGACCTGCTGCACGACCACCTGGACCGCGAAGCCGCACCCGGCCACGTGGCCTTTGTCGGTGCCGGTCCCGGCGATCCCGAACTGCTGACGTTGAAGGCGCGCAAGGCGCTCGATGCGGCTGACGTGGTGATCTATGACCGGCTGGTCAGCCCCGAGATCCTGGAACTGGCCCGCCGCGAGGCGGTGATGATCGACGTGGGCAAGGAGGCCTATGGCCCGTCCACCCCGCAGGAGCAGATCAACCTGCTGATCACGAAACATGCGCTGGACGGTCACCAGGTCGTCCGCCTGAAATCCGGCGATGCCACGATCTTCGGCCGCCTGGACGAGGAAATCGAGGCCTGTGAAGACGCCGGCGTCACCTTCCACATCGTGCCGGGCATCACCG includes these proteins:
- the dctB_3 gene encoding C4-dicarboxylate transport sensor protein DctB, with product MTAPTGQCKGGFASVSAMIGIRHQNRAVVPLFLAAVALLAMLAGQAGYRQVLEQLARRGMSDMALAADSLTSQLQTFRELAVLMADHPALDHLDTAAERAAAAEVLRQVADKTSALDLAFVDTTGAVVVSASDTRGSLAGTAEFRRAMQGALGDAHGRRGADQRREWSFAAPLFGADRRVRGALVVTVDIDNVEEAWRGGRAPVYFVDAGGLVFISNRSELLFWHQAPGAPGLQPTNGETRTMTARERGGHEVWRVNWSPYVPAHALHLSQPLPVIGMTANILVDLAPARRLALTQGAAVAAICLAFGMLLYLATVRRRTLALANAKLETRVAARTRALTQANLRLQREVREREEAEAALKRAQAELIEAGKLSALGQMSAGISHELNQPLMAIRQFAENGGALLDRGKGEVARDNFDRISGLAQRAARIIKNLRAFARNESEPMGRVDLGQVIDTAVELTDGRLARDGVRLDWGRPDAAVLVRAGEVRLVQVFVNLITNAADAMMEQEDRGISIAVTRGERITVSVSDDGPGIADPERIFEPFYTTKAVGSDEDTGDTGGTEGMAGTAGMGGTGGTEGMGLGLSISYGLVQSFGGNIRGVNGPGGGAVFTVELDPWEAGEEGRAA
- the bioI gene encoding Biotin biosynthesis cytochrome P450 gives rise to the protein MHSLSQSPTDPAFVQDPYPVYDRARAMGPLVFWEDYAMPAAFAQPQVHALLRDRRFGRERPADMPLPTPADLAHLAPWLAVEAHSLLDAEPPRHTRLRGLILRAFTSRRITAMGPDIHQLCHDLVDAFPDGDFDLLSAYCTAVPVTVICRLLGVPEADAGRMLDWSHRMVAMYQATRTRATEESAAEASATFTAYLRAYIDDRRAAPGDDLITQLIAAEEDGTKLSTDELIGTCILLLNAGHEATVHGLGNGVKTMLQQGLDPAWLTDTHIAATVEEILRYDPPLHMFTRYAYEDIDLFGHSFKRGDQVALMLGAANRDPSIWSNPHTFDPARPQTTHTSLGGGLHFCVGAPLARLEMQIALPILFDRCPTLALAEAPAYADTYHFHGLTRLMVTR
- the lrp_8 gene encoding Leucine-responsive regulatory protein is translated as MSIRIDETDRKILAELQRDASQSLEDIATAVGSSKTPVWNRIRKLREAGVIGRQTVILDAEALGFEATFFVLIRTSEHEADWQRKFLQALRERPEVQEAHRLAGDIDYILKVRVRNARAYDAFYQALISEVRVHNVTALLSMEEIKSTTMLPLGE
- the cysG_2 gene encoding Siroheme synthase, whose protein sequence is MQHFPIFLALSERSVIVSGGGPAALAKLRLLMKSEASLTVFAADPAPELVRWAAEGRIALQRRAMAPGDAKGATLFYAADEDEAEDARTAAIAKAEGALVNIVDNLAESQFITPAIVDRDPVTVAIGTEGAAPVLARAIKADLEARLPVTLGPLARIGKAFRKMADALPHGRARRDFWQDYYFNAGPRAIAEGEAQVEIALDDLLHDHLDREAAPGHVAFVGAGPGDPELLTLKARKALDAADVVIYDRLVSPEILELARREAVMIDVGKEAYGPSTPQEQINLLITKHALDGHQVVRLKSGDATIFGRLDEEIEACEDAGVTFHIVPGITAASAAVAGIGQSLTRRGRNASVRFLTGHDMKGFAEQDWSDLTKPGAVAAIYMGKRATRFVQGRLLIHDADRATPVTFIENASRTDQRVLASTIGTMAEDLARADLTGPALTFLGLAPRAARAATADIPNALQKELA